CAATCCACTGGATCAAAAGGACATAAAAACGGAGTCTTGAGGTTATACTGATGTTGGATTCGCTGCCACACACCAATCGATGGTACTTACACACTATGGATATAGAGTCCCACTAACACATACATAAGACACATTGTTCCTAAGATGTATACTCAATATCTTGTATATAGTGTCCCACGGATGGCTAGGGaagtgttatatatccattaacGTGATATGTGTAACGTCGATGTTGTTTTGTAAACAAGATGGGTAGTAAACCGAAAGGTGTTGGCTCTAGTGTCTATGTTAGTTTCTCTATACTCTTAGCGGCACTGTTATGTgccaatatcgcaaaatgtGTACAACGACGTGACTACTCTATCGCAAGTACACTTGTTAGGTATATTACCGAGCGCTCTGACTACGAAGAGAGTGACGCGGAGCACTCGAGAGTCACTCAGGCGCCTTTGGTTAAGGTACATCTAAAGAAGGTGTTCCTGCCAACGTTGCTACACGGAGCTATGAAAAACGATATTAACCAAGTGAGGACCCAGCGAGCTAGTGACATTGATTCCGAAAATAACCGCAAAAGGGATGATATAATGGCCACTATAGCAGCCGTGGATACATTGGAGTCACTGGCTGCAGAGCCACTGAACATGATGAATGCCCATAACTACACACAAAG
This is a stretch of genomic DNA from Babesia bovis T2Bo chromosome 1, whole genome shotgun sequence. It encodes these proteins:
- a CDS encoding putative integral membrane protein: MGSKPKGVGSSVYVSFSILLAALLCANIAKCVQRRDYSIASTLVRYITERSDYEESDAEHSRVTQAPLVKVHLKKVFLPTLLHGAMKNDINQVRTQRASDIDSENNRKRDDIMATIAAVDTLESLAAEPLNMMNAHNYTQREYKSKFRQDNEKRDSAVVQEPYGLSDFAVLSQTTYNYQPAQYRVLERNRLKPSELDNEDGERYHVPLFPERGDKPVGTT